Proteins encoded within one genomic window of Theobroma cacao cultivar B97-61/B2 chromosome 7, Criollo_cocoa_genome_V2, whole genome shotgun sequence:
- the LOC18593416 gene encoding serine/threonine-protein phosphatase PP-X isozyme 2 isoform X2, with the protein MAYDVGTYVLCRVKSLFLTGKLGQRIKLPGNIICGDIHGQFYDMKELFKVGGDCPKTNYLFLGDFVDRGFYSVETFLLLLALKVRYPDRITLIRGNHESRQITQVYGFYDECLRKYGSVNVWRYCTDIFDYLSLSALIENKIFSVHGGLSPAISTLDQIRTIDRKQEVPHDGAMCDLLWSDPEDIVDGWGLSPRGAGFLFGGSVVTSFNHTNNIDYICRAHQLVMEGYKWMFNNQIVTVWSAPNYCYRCGNVAAILELDENLNKQFRVFDAAPQESRGAPAKKPAPDYFL; encoded by the exons ATGGCATATGATGTTGGTACATATGTGCTTTGCAGGGTTAAGTCTTTATTTCTTACTGGAAAACTTGGGCAGCGAATAAAGCTACCTGGAAATATT ATATGTGGTGATATCCATGGGCAGTTTTATGATATGAAAGAGCTTTTTAAAGTAGGGGGTGATTGCCCAAAGACAAATTATCTGTTTCTTGGAGATTTTGTTGACAGAGGGTTTTACTCTGTGGAGACCTTTCTACTTCTATTGGCCTTGAAG GTGAGATATCCGGATCGCATAACACTCATTAGAGGGAACCACGAAAGTCGTCAGATCACACAG GTATATGGATTCTATGACGAATGCCTGCGTAAATATGGCTCTGTGAATGTTTGGAGATATTGCACTGACATATTTGATTACTTAAG TCTTTCAGCCCTTATtgagaacaaaatttttagCGTCCATGGTGGTCTCTCTCCTGCAATTTCAACTTTGGATCAG ATTCGAACAATTGATCGGAAGCAAGAAGTACCTCATGATGGTGCCATGTGTGACCTGTTGTGGTCGGACCCTGAGGATATTGTTGATGGTTGGGGTTTGAGTCCCCGAGGTGCTGGTTTCCTGTTTGGTGGCAGTGTTGTCACTTCGTTCAACCACACAAACAACATTGACTATATATGCCGTGCTCATCAGTTGGTTATGGAAGGATACAAGTGGATGTTTAATAACCAGATAGTTACAGTCTGGTCAGCTCCCAATTACTGTTACAG ATGTGGTAATGTTGCTGCAATTCTTGAGCTGGATGAGAATCTTAACAAACAATTTCGCGTGTTCGATGCAGCACCTCAG GAATCAAGAGGAGCTCCAGCCAAAAAGCCTGCACCAGATTACTTTCTATGA
- the LOC18593416 gene encoding serine/threonine-protein phosphatase PP-X isozyme 2 isoform X1, which translates to MSDLDRQIEQLKKCEPLKESEVKALCLKAMEILVEESNVQRVDAPVTICGDIHGQFYDMKELFKVGGDCPKTNYLFLGDFVDRGFYSVETFLLLLALKVRYPDRITLIRGNHESRQITQVYGFYDECLRKYGSVNVWRYCTDIFDYLSLSALIENKIFSVHGGLSPAISTLDQIRTIDRKQEVPHDGAMCDLLWSDPEDIVDGWGLSPRGAGFLFGGSVVTSFNHTNNIDYICRAHQLVMEGYKWMFNNQIVTVWSAPNYCYRCGNVAAILELDENLNKQFRVFDAAPQESRGAPAKKPAPDYFL; encoded by the exons ATGTCAGACCTAGACAGGCAAATAGAGCAACTAAAGAAGTGTGAGCCCTTGAAAGAATCCGAAGTGAAAGCTCTTTGTCTTAAAGCTATGGAAATCCTCGTCGAAGAAAGCAATGTTCAAAGGGTTGATGCCCCTGTTACT ATATGTGGTGATATCCATGGGCAGTTTTATGATATGAAAGAGCTTTTTAAAGTAGGGGGTGATTGCCCAAAGACAAATTATCTGTTTCTTGGAGATTTTGTTGACAGAGGGTTTTACTCTGTGGAGACCTTTCTACTTCTATTGGCCTTGAAG GTGAGATATCCGGATCGCATAACACTCATTAGAGGGAACCACGAAAGTCGTCAGATCACACAG GTATATGGATTCTATGACGAATGCCTGCGTAAATATGGCTCTGTGAATGTTTGGAGATATTGCACTGACATATTTGATTACTTAAG TCTTTCAGCCCTTATtgagaacaaaatttttagCGTCCATGGTGGTCTCTCTCCTGCAATTTCAACTTTGGATCAG ATTCGAACAATTGATCGGAAGCAAGAAGTACCTCATGATGGTGCCATGTGTGACCTGTTGTGGTCGGACCCTGAGGATATTGTTGATGGTTGGGGTTTGAGTCCCCGAGGTGCTGGTTTCCTGTTTGGTGGCAGTGTTGTCACTTCGTTCAACCACACAAACAACATTGACTATATATGCCGTGCTCATCAGTTGGTTATGGAAGGATACAAGTGGATGTTTAATAACCAGATAGTTACAGTCTGGTCAGCTCCCAATTACTGTTACAG ATGTGGTAATGTTGCTGCAATTCTTGAGCTGGATGAGAATCTTAACAAACAATTTCGCGTGTTCGATGCAGCACCTCAG GAATCAAGAGGAGCTCCAGCCAAAAAGCCTGCACCAGATTACTTTCTATGA
- the LOC18593417 gene encoding putative BPI/LBP family protein At1g04970, translating to MNISSNPMAHAIAILFIVFSFLFIPATTLFESEQEGYISAVISNKGLDFAKDLLIEKAVSSMIPLQLSDIEKSVKIPVIGKVQLGLSDIIICSVDIASSSVETGESGIVLVASGATANLSMDWGYSYKTWVITISDKGTAIVQVQGMVVVLNVALINQEGTLKLLLLDCGCHVEDIYIKVDGGVSWLYQGIIDAFQGKIVSAVEDAIVKKIREGIIKLDSLLQSLPKQMQVNGVVALNVTFMDDPVLSNSSVKLEINGLFTGADGVSVSNNCYYYHKGSQTFLSSKGSAKMVEISLHENVFDSAASVYFKANYMHWIVDKIPDQSLMNTAGWRFIIPRLYEQYPDDDMNLSMAVTSPPIIRITDHDIGTTIYADLVIEVLSSGEVVPVACISLVISASCSAEIHGNNLAGSIRLVNFTSSLKWSNIGNLHMHLVQAVMSTILRTFFVPYLNLHLGKGFPLPLPHGFTLQNAEIILQDSRVTVCSDVRFTDRYDLNNQLPVSW from the exons ATGAATATCTCTTCAAACCCCATGGCACATGCTATTGCTATACTCTTCAtagttttttcatttctattcATTCCTGCAACTACCCTTTTTGAATCCGAGCAAGAAGGATACATATCTGCAGTTATATCCAATAAGGGTCTTGATTTTGCTAAGGATTTGCTGATTGAGAAAGCTGTTTCTTCCATGATTCCACTTCAGCTGTCGGATATCGAGAAGTCTGTGAAAATCCCAGTTATTGGCAAAGTTCAGCTTGGTCTATCGGATATCATAATTTGCAGTGTCGATATTGCTTCTTCATCAGTTGAAACTGGGGAGTCTGGTATTGTTTTAGTTGCTTCTGGTGCTACTGCTAATTTGAGTATGGACTGGGGGTACTCCTACAAAACTTGGGTAATTACTATTTCTGATAAAGGAACTGCAATAGTTCAG GTTCAAGGCATGGTAGTGGTGCTTAATGTAGCTTTAATAAACCAAGAAGGAACTCTCAAGCTATTATTATTGGACTGTGGATGTCATGTGGAAGATATCTACATAAAGGTGGATGGTGGAGTGTCTTGGCTTTATCAAGG GATCATTGATGCGTTCCAAGGGAAAATAGTGTCTGCAGTTGAAGATGCTATTGTCAAGAAGATCAGAGAAGGGATAATCAAGCTTGACTCATTACTGCAATCACTTCCAAAGCAAATGCAAGTCAATGGTGTTGTTGCATTAAATGTTACTTTCATGGATGACCCGGTGCTCAGCAATTCTTCTGTCAAACTTGAAATTAATGGTCTATTCACTGGAGCAGATGGAGTTTCAGTTTCGAACAACTGCTACTACTACCATAAAGGATCACAAACTTTCCTTTCCTCCAAGGGTTCAGCAAAGATGGTTGAAATTTCATTGcatgaaaatgtttttgacTCTGCCGCATCAGTATACTTCAAG GCAAATTACATGCACTGGATTGTTGACAAAATACCTGATCAGTCCCTCATGAACACTGCTGGCTGGAGATTCATTATACCTCGACTGTATGAGCAATATCCAGATGATGATATGAATCTTAGTATGGCTGTAACTTCTCCACCAATCATACGAATCACAGATCATGACATTGGCACCACTATTTATGCAGATTTGGTTATCGAGGTTTTAAGTTCTGGTGAAGTTGTGCCAGTCGCTTGCATCTCATTG GtgataagtgcatcatgttctGCAGAAATACATGGGAACAATCTTGCTGGTAGCATTAGGTTGGTCAACTTCACATCATCTTTGAAATGGAGTAACATCGGTAATCTTCACATGCATCTTGTTCAG GCTGTGATGTCAACGATCCTCAGAACCTTCTTCGTGCCATACCTGAACTTACATCTTGGCAAAGGGTTCCCTCTACCACTACCCCATGGTTTCACCCTTCAGAATGCTGAGATCATCCTCCAGGATTCCAGGGTTACAGTTTGCAGCGATGTCAGGTTCACAGACAGATATGATCTCAACAACCAGCTGCCAGTTTCTTGGTAA